In one Fodinicola acaciae genomic region, the following are encoded:
- a CDS encoding SDR family NAD(P)-dependent oxidoreductase, with protein MTSAQLRRYDGRTAFVTGGAHGIGRAIVERLAAEGASVAIADIDDEAAAEVAAGLGEQGLAVHCDVTDGESVRAAVAATVERFGGLGVVVNDAFTGKGASLEDLTDETWNSTMNGTLAGAVRAIQAAMPHLLAAPYGAAVVSIGSVNGLAAFGGLAYSAAKAGVYSITQNLAVMYGDKGVRFNVVAPGTIRTRVWENRGAGHAAFMDRVAERYPLKRIGEPADIAAAVAFLGSDDAAWVTGVVLPVDGGIMAGPLRLLFGDDPTR; from the coding sequence ATGACTTCCGCACAGCTGCGCCGCTACGACGGCCGGACGGCATTCGTCACGGGCGGCGCGCACGGGATTGGCCGCGCCATCGTCGAGCGCCTTGCCGCCGAAGGTGCGTCGGTGGCTATCGCCGACATCGACGACGAGGCGGCCGCCGAGGTCGCCGCCGGTCTGGGCGAGCAGGGCCTCGCGGTGCATTGCGACGTGACCGACGGCGAGTCGGTCAGGGCCGCGGTGGCCGCCACCGTCGAGCGCTTCGGCGGCCTCGGAGTGGTCGTCAACGACGCCTTCACCGGCAAAGGTGCCTCGCTGGAGGACCTGACCGACGAGACCTGGAACTCGACCATGAACGGCACGCTGGCCGGCGCCGTACGCGCGATCCAGGCTGCGATGCCGCATCTGCTCGCCGCACCGTACGGCGCAGCCGTCGTGAGCATCGGCTCGGTCAACGGCCTGGCGGCCTTCGGCGGCCTCGCGTACTCGGCGGCGAAGGCCGGCGTCTACAGCATCACGCAGAACCTCGCCGTCATGTACGGCGACAAAGGCGTCCGGTTCAACGTCGTCGCGCCGGGGACGATCCGTACGCGCGTGTGGGAGAACCGCGGTGCGGGCCACGCGGCGTTCATGGACCGGGTCGCCGAGCGCTATCCGCTGAAGCGCATCGGCGAGCCGGCCGACATCGCGGCCGCCGTCGCGTTCCTCGGCTCGGACGACGCCGCCTGGGTCACCGGCGTCGTGCTGCCGGTCGACGGCGGCATCATGGCCGGTCCGCTGCGGCTCCTGTTCGGCGACGATCCGACCCGATAA
- a CDS encoding helix-turn-helix transcriptional regulator, which translates to MAISVSEHLPRLLAMVPYLLARPGIRVEEAAADLGVTETQLRQDLNLLFVCGLPGYGPGDLIDMVLDDDTVTITYHAGIDRPLRLTADEALALIVGLRALGETPGLSQDDAIDRALSKLESAAGDAASAASRVAVKLRTSPTEASRANALRAALEHRHAVRMTYYTATRDETTDRVVDPIRLLVVDGRSYLEAWCRSADAVRRFRLDRIDELTELDEPAAPPPGAGGDDVTGGVFKPGPGDLLITLRLSRSARWVAEYYPVESVTHKHGGDTEITMWASDLGWARRMVLGLGTDVRVVAPVELAEAVRHDAQQALLAYQE; encoded by the coding sequence ATGGCGATCAGTGTCAGCGAACACCTGCCGCGACTGCTCGCGATGGTGCCGTATCTGCTGGCCAGGCCCGGCATCCGGGTCGAGGAGGCGGCCGCCGACCTCGGCGTCACCGAGACGCAGCTGCGCCAGGACCTCAACCTGCTGTTCGTCTGCGGCCTGCCGGGATACGGTCCCGGCGACCTGATCGACATGGTGCTCGACGACGACACCGTCACCATCACCTACCACGCCGGCATCGACCGGCCGCTGCGGCTGACCGCCGACGAGGCGCTGGCACTGATCGTCGGCCTGCGCGCGTTGGGGGAGACGCCGGGACTGAGCCAGGACGACGCCATCGACCGCGCGCTGTCCAAGCTGGAGTCCGCGGCCGGTGACGCGGCCTCGGCGGCCAGCCGGGTCGCGGTGAAGCTGCGTACGTCGCCGACCGAGGCGAGCCGCGCCAACGCCTTGCGCGCCGCGCTGGAACACCGGCACGCCGTACGGATGACCTACTACACGGCCACTCGCGACGAGACCACCGATCGCGTGGTCGACCCGATCCGGCTGCTGGTCGTGGACGGTCGCAGCTATCTGGAGGCGTGGTGCCGGTCGGCCGACGCGGTACGCCGCTTCCGGCTGGACCGCATCGACGAGCTGACCGAGCTGGACGAGCCGGCCGCACCGCCGCCAGGCGCCGGCGGCGACGACGTGACCGGCGGTGTCTTCAAGCCGGGCCCAGGCGACCTGCTGATCACCCTGCGGCTGTCCAGGTCGGCGCGCTGGGTCGCCGAGTATTACCCGGTCGAGTCGGTCACGCACAAGCACGGCGGCGACACCGAGATCACCATGTGGGCCAGCGACCTCGGCTGGGCGCGCCGGATGGTGCTCGGCCTCGGCACCGACGTACGTGTGGTGGCGCCGGTCGAGCTGGCCGAAGCCGTCCGCCACGACGCGCAACAGGCCTTGTTGGCATATCAGGAGTAA
- the tatA gene encoding Sec-independent protein translocase subunit TatA — protein MFAGGLKPWHIIVLVVVLILLFGAKKLPDAARGLGRSLRIFKAETKALTDEMKDKDKDAKAKADEEPSIPDDQPSPINDKKVAQPSDSQRS, from the coding sequence ATGTTCGCTGGTGGTCTGAAGCCGTGGCACATCATCGTGCTCGTCGTCGTGCTCATCCTGCTCTTCGGTGCGAAGAAGCTGCCGGATGCCGCTCGCGGCCTCGGCCGGTCGCTGCGCATCTTCAAGGCCGAGACCAAGGCGCTGACCGACGAGATGAAGGACAAGGACAAGGACGCCAAGGCCAAGGCGGACGAGGAGCCGAGCATCCCGGACGACCAGCCTTCGCCGATCAACGACAAGAAGGTCGCGCAACCGTCCGACTCGCAGCGCAGCTAA
- a CDS encoding MerR family transcriptional regulator, protein MSDDRRWTIGELAEAAGVTVRTLHHYEEIGLLPASERTGSGHRRYTAADVRRLYQIKALRQLGLPLDRIGGGLAGADDWRRLLTDHLEELRQQSDQIATLMKHVRGLLHRLDGADLPDAQSFLATIEAMSMFRTYFSQQSRELLAERRAQLGAAGAEAAKREWKAMVAQVHEHLDRGTPVSDPAVQRLLADWDALASRFHGDDPRVKAAAARMWQENQAALSERAGWSATEGRDIVTYLREARAYACGQPRDTPADPPRPGGSSNT, encoded by the coding sequence GTGAGCGACGACAGGCGATGGACGATCGGTGAGCTGGCTGAGGCGGCCGGCGTGACCGTGCGGACGTTGCACCACTACGAGGAGATCGGCCTGCTGCCGGCGAGCGAACGCACCGGCTCCGGCCATCGCCGATACACGGCCGCGGACGTACGCCGGCTCTACCAGATCAAGGCACTCCGGCAGCTCGGCCTGCCGCTGGACCGGATCGGCGGCGGCCTGGCCGGCGCCGACGACTGGCGGCGGCTGCTCACCGATCACCTCGAGGAGCTGCGGCAGCAGTCGGACCAGATAGCGACGCTGATGAAGCACGTACGCGGCCTGCTGCACCGGCTCGACGGCGCCGACCTGCCCGACGCGCAGTCGTTCCTGGCGACCATCGAGGCCATGTCGATGTTCAGGACCTACTTCAGCCAGCAGAGCCGCGAGCTGCTCGCCGAGCGACGTGCCCAGCTGGGCGCGGCCGGCGCGGAGGCGGCCAAGCGGGAGTGGAAGGCGATGGTGGCGCAGGTGCACGAGCACCTCGACCGCGGTACGCCGGTGAGCGACCCCGCCGTGCAGCGGCTGCTGGCCGACTGGGACGCGCTGGCCAGCCGGTTCCACGGCGACGATCCGCGGGTCAAGGCCGCGGCGGCGCGGATGTGGCAGGAAAACCAGGCGGCGCTGAGCGAGCGGGCCGGCTGGTCGGCGACCGAGGGTCGCGACATTGTGACGTATTTGCGCGAGGCACGCGCGTACGCCTGTGGACAACCCCGCGACACGCCGGCCGACCCGCCGCGCCCTGGGGGTAGTTCGAACACATGA
- a CDS encoding erythromycin esterase family protein has product MDISEWLKANVDRLHSLDTGYDQLEPLRDIVGDARVVGVGEPTHRVHEFYQIRHLVTRFLVEKLGFTALVMESGFPEGWLVNDWVLGGDGDLDQLLRDGITYHMGKCAEMRDQLGWMRAHNLNNDRKIRFYGMDVPDSTASALPAVRAALAFLDKADPSYAAAVRERLQPLFDYLPVDRTGLAWVAPALRAYLALDVAHRYELTARIGELAERLQAERVRYGEDADVALQCAITARHADAFLVNMASGAERTYGGANLRDLAMADNIEWILGREERIVVGAANGHLQRWPYRVPPIVNDEQVMLGQHLAQRLGNEYVVIATTYNGGRMFVHRLIPGGPAGHTNVSFEDVGPFTDPASLDVLMAGAGEPLAMLDLRKVPQTGPVADRFAEIDCTLQGPYKQMVNPLVAFDAVVHIDKVTPWHTLIKTG; this is encoded by the coding sequence GTGGACATCAGCGAATGGCTCAAAGCGAACGTTGACCGACTGCACTCACTCGACACCGGTTACGACCAGCTCGAGCCGCTCCGGGACATCGTCGGCGACGCGCGTGTGGTCGGCGTCGGCGAGCCGACGCACCGGGTGCACGAGTTCTACCAGATCCGGCACCTGGTCACCCGCTTTCTCGTTGAGAAGCTGGGTTTCACCGCTTTGGTGATGGAGTCCGGATTTCCGGAAGGCTGGCTGGTCAACGACTGGGTCCTCGGCGGTGACGGCGACCTCGACCAGCTGTTGCGCGACGGAATCACGTACCACATGGGCAAATGCGCGGAGATGCGTGACCAGCTCGGCTGGATGCGCGCGCACAATCTCAACAACGACCGCAAAATCCGGTTCTATGGCATGGACGTGCCGGATTCGACTGCGTCCGCGTTGCCCGCCGTACGTGCCGCGCTCGCCTTCCTGGACAAGGCGGATCCGTCGTACGCCGCTGCCGTTCGCGAGCGACTGCAGCCGCTTTTCGACTACCTGCCGGTCGACCGCACCGGCCTGGCCTGGGTCGCGCCGGCTCTGCGGGCGTACCTGGCACTGGACGTGGCCCATCGATATGAGCTGACCGCGCGAATCGGCGAGCTGGCCGAGCGACTGCAGGCCGAGCGGGTCCGCTACGGCGAAGACGCCGACGTCGCGCTGCAGTGTGCGATCACCGCGCGGCACGCGGACGCGTTCCTGGTCAACATGGCCTCCGGCGCGGAGCGCACGTACGGCGGCGCGAACCTGCGCGACCTGGCGATGGCCGACAACATCGAGTGGATCCTCGGTCGCGAGGAGCGCATCGTCGTCGGCGCCGCCAACGGACATCTGCAGCGTTGGCCATATCGGGTGCCGCCGATCGTCAACGACGAGCAGGTCATGCTCGGCCAGCACCTGGCTCAGCGGCTTGGCAATGAGTACGTGGTCATCGCCACCACGTACAACGGAGGCCGGATGTTCGTGCACCGTCTGATCCCCGGTGGTCCGGCCGGCCACACCAACGTGTCCTTCGAGGACGTCGGCCCGTTCACAGATCCGGCCAGTCTCGACGTGCTGATGGCCGGCGCCGGTGAGCCGCTGGCGATGCTCGACCTGCGCAAGGTGCCGCAGACCGGTCCGGTGGCCGACCGGTTCGCTGAGATCGACTGCACACTGCAGGGGCCATACAAGCAGATGGTGAACCCGCTGGTGGCCTTCGACGCGGTCGTGCACATCGACAAGGTCACGCCCTGGCACACCCTCATCAAGACCGGCTGA
- a CDS encoding patatin-like phospholipase family protein, with amino-acid sequence MTGERALVLGGGGVTGIAWELGILSGLAEAGVDLTQADLVVGTSAGSVVGAQVTSGLDVQELYERQLRPPTSELAASFGIGSMIRYGLATIGARDPRAVRARIGRMALHAKTASESERLAVIESRLPLTDWPKRRLVIAAVDALSGEFTGFDASSGVPLVRAVAASCAVPGVWPPVSMDGRRWIDGGVRSAANADLAEGCRRVVVLAPIVRGFGPVPSVDKQAAALRSAGSEVVVVSPNRAALEAIGRNMLDPGRRAGSARAGRRQAAAIADTVAAIW; translated from the coding sequence ATGACCGGAGAGCGCGCGCTCGTCCTCGGTGGCGGCGGAGTCACCGGCATCGCCTGGGAGCTGGGGATCCTGTCCGGGCTCGCCGAGGCCGGCGTCGACCTGACCCAGGCCGACCTGGTCGTCGGTACGTCCGCGGGGTCGGTGGTCGGCGCGCAGGTCACCAGCGGCCTGGACGTACAGGAGTTGTACGAGCGCCAGCTGCGGCCACCGACGTCCGAGCTCGCCGCGAGTTTCGGGATCGGCTCGATGATCCGTTACGGGCTGGCCACCATCGGCGCGCGCGATCCGCGGGCCGTACGCGCACGGATCGGCCGGATGGCGTTGCACGCGAAGACCGCGTCGGAGTCGGAGCGGCTGGCGGTCATCGAGTCGCGGCTGCCGCTCACCGACTGGCCGAAGCGACGGCTGGTCATCGCCGCGGTCGACGCGCTCTCCGGCGAGTTCACCGGTTTCGACGCCAGCAGCGGCGTGCCGCTCGTACGCGCTGTCGCCGCGAGCTGCGCGGTGCCCGGCGTCTGGCCGCCGGTGAGCATGGACGGCCGGCGCTGGATCGACGGCGGCGTACGGTCAGCGGCCAACGCCGACCTCGCCGAGGGCTGTCGCCGGGTCGTGGTCCTGGCGCCGATCGTCCGCGGTTTCGGTCCGGTGCCGAGCGTGGACAAGCAGGCCGCGGCGTTGCGGTCGGCCGGCTCGGAGGTGGTGGTCGTGTCGCCGAACCGCGCCGCGTTGGAGGCGATCGGCCGCAACATGCTCGATCCGGGCCGCCGCGCCGGGTCGGCGCGCGCCGGCCGTAGGCAGGCGGCGGCGATCGCGGACACGGTGGCGGCGATCTGGTGA
- a CDS encoding alpha/beta hydrolase family esterase, with translation MTSELEIGGIRRSFTVKLPRAKARPMPLVLVLHGNGGDGSMMREWTTFDRQADEWGMAVAYPDGHEGSWADGRGVTAADEAGVDDVAFLHAVIDWSVEQHGTAPDRTIVAGMSNGGIMAHRLALAASDQVAVLAAVAAGLPAALSGQRPTHGVSAMLINGTADSLLPITGGYSRRRGPSGELRGRTLSLQETADRWRAINGCPAGPGRTRVTDASERVDVDGGVGGTQVVAWTVFGCGHTWPGTPVPGGWDEPVSLEFDAAEEICRFARPLLAPAATRLL, from the coding sequence GTGACCAGCGAGCTGGAGATCGGCGGAATTCGGCGTAGTTTCACGGTAAAGCTGCCGCGTGCCAAAGCGAGGCCGATGCCTCTTGTCCTCGTGTTGCACGGCAACGGCGGCGACGGATCGATGATGCGCGAGTGGACGACCTTCGACCGGCAGGCCGACGAGTGGGGGATGGCGGTCGCCTATCCGGACGGCCACGAAGGCAGCTGGGCCGACGGCCGCGGCGTCACCGCGGCGGACGAGGCCGGCGTCGACGACGTCGCGTTTCTGCACGCTGTCATCGACTGGTCGGTCGAGCAGCACGGCACGGCACCGGATCGGACCATCGTGGCCGGCATGTCCAACGGTGGCATCATGGCCCACCGGCTCGCGCTGGCCGCGAGCGACCAGGTCGCCGTCCTCGCGGCCGTAGCCGCCGGACTGCCTGCGGCGCTGTCCGGCCAGCGGCCGACGCACGGGGTGTCCGCGATGTTGATCAACGGTACGGCCGACTCGCTGCTGCCGATCACCGGTGGCTATTCGCGTCGTCGCGGTCCCAGCGGCGAGCTGCGCGGTCGTACGCTCTCGCTCCAGGAGACCGCCGATCGCTGGCGTGCCATCAACGGCTGTCCGGCCGGTCCAGGCAGGACGCGCGTCACCGACGCCTCTGAGCGTGTCGACGTGGACGGCGGTGTCGGGGGTACGCAGGTGGTCGCCTGGACGGTGTTCGGCTGCGGACACACCTGGCCGGGCACGCCGGTGCCGGGCGGCTGGGACGAGCCGGTGAGCCTGGAGTTCGACGCGGCGGAGGAGATCTGCCGGTTCGCGCGGCCGCTGCTGGCGCCGGCGGCGACCCGGCTGTTGTGA
- the tatC gene encoding twin-arginine translocase subunit TatC, which yields MEHLIELRTRLFRAVIGILVGTVASFFFSKEIINFLEQPYCQAQMSVGKMCQPLQQLQVTDYLVTQLKFGLYVGLIISAPIWLYQLWSFITPGLHKHERRWAYSFVAVATPLFVAGAVLAYFVIARGLEFLLAFGGGTGVVANLELKGYMDFITGMMVLFGCGFEFPLIVVMLNFAGLVSARRLLSWWRVSVFLMFLFAAIVTPTPDPFGMTALAIPMVSLYFLAVGVAFVHDRRKARRSSAMYGNVSDDEASVIETSVEEIEAPSGNSTDTAQRRQYDDDAT from the coding sequence ATGGAGCATCTGATCGAGCTCCGCACGCGGCTGTTCCGAGCCGTCATCGGCATCCTCGTCGGTACGGTCGCCTCGTTCTTCTTCTCCAAGGAGATCATCAACTTCCTGGAGCAGCCCTACTGTCAGGCACAAATGTCGGTCGGCAAGATGTGCCAGCCGCTCCAGCAGCTGCAGGTCACCGACTATCTCGTCACGCAGCTGAAATTCGGCCTCTATGTCGGCCTGATCATCTCGGCCCCCATCTGGCTTTACCAGCTGTGGAGCTTCATCACTCCGGGGCTGCACAAGCACGAGCGTCGATGGGCCTACTCGTTCGTTGCCGTTGCAACGCCTCTTTTCGTCGCTGGCGCCGTGCTCGCCTATTTCGTCATCGCGCGCGGCCTTGAGTTCCTGCTCGCGTTCGGCGGTGGGACCGGTGTGGTCGCCAACCTCGAGCTCAAAGGTTATATGGACTTCATCACCGGGATGATGGTCCTGTTCGGCTGTGGCTTCGAGTTTCCCCTGATTGTCGTCATGCTGAACTTTGCCGGCCTGGTGAGCGCGCGGCGGCTGCTGTCGTGGTGGCGGGTCTCCGTCTTCCTCATGTTCCTGTTCGCCGCGATCGTGACGCCGACACCCGACCCCTTCGGGATGACCGCGCTGGCGATTCCGATGGTCAGCCTCTACTTCCTCGCGGTCGGAGTCGCGTTCGTCCACGATCGCCGGAAGGCCCGCCGTTCCTCCGCCATGTACGGCAACGTGTCCGATGACGAGGCGTCGGTGATCGAGACCTCGGTCGAGGAGATCGAGGCGCCGAGCGGCAACTCGACTGACACGGCACAGCGCCGCCAGTACGACGACGACGCGACCTGA
- a CDS encoding helix-turn-helix transcriptional regulator — protein MSRVRTERLVNLVICLLSTRRFLTASQIAQTVAGYEHDEDDQRAHESFQRMFERDKAELRDLGVPVEMRVMSAFDTETGYRIARRDYELPDIHLEPDEAAAVGLATRFWHVRGLASAAASGLLKLRAAGVDVDPTATLPVEPVVAADPAVDTILAAVRNRRAITFSYRRPEDDEPAERHLQPWGAVSSKGRWYVVGHDLDRDATRCFRLSRVVGNVKAYGPSGRFEPPEDVDLASYVYGDETPSHQGKATVRVRTGSCAGLRRSAIEVHPSDLAGWDLVQLPYRDPGSLANRLVGYGADVVALEPPDVRRMVVERLTALASVKGGR, from the coding sequence GTGTCCCGCGTACGAACCGAGCGTCTGGTCAACCTGGTGATCTGCCTGCTGTCCACCAGGCGGTTCCTGACCGCGTCGCAGATCGCGCAGACGGTGGCCGGCTACGAGCACGACGAGGACGACCAGCGCGCGCACGAGTCCTTCCAACGGATGTTCGAGCGCGACAAGGCCGAGCTCCGCGACCTCGGAGTGCCGGTCGAGATGCGGGTGATGAGCGCCTTCGACACCGAGACCGGCTATCGGATCGCGCGCCGCGACTACGAGCTGCCGGACATCCACCTGGAGCCGGACGAGGCGGCGGCGGTCGGCCTGGCGACCAGGTTCTGGCACGTCCGTGGCCTGGCCTCGGCGGCGGCCTCCGGCCTGCTGAAGCTGCGCGCCGCCGGTGTCGACGTCGATCCGACCGCGACGCTGCCGGTGGAGCCGGTCGTCGCCGCCGATCCCGCGGTCGACACGATCCTCGCGGCCGTACGCAACCGTCGCGCGATCACCTTCTCCTACCGGCGTCCCGAGGACGACGAGCCGGCCGAGCGGCACCTGCAGCCGTGGGGTGCGGTGTCGTCGAAAGGCCGCTGGTACGTGGTTGGGCACGACCTCGACCGCGACGCGACGCGCTGCTTCCGGCTCTCGCGAGTCGTCGGCAACGTCAAGGCGTACGGTCCGTCCGGCAGGTTCGAGCCGCCGGAGGACGTCGACCTCGCCTCATACGTCTACGGCGACGAGACGCCGTCGCACCAGGGCAAGGCGACAGTGCGCGTACGCACCGGCAGCTGCGCGGGCCTGCGCCGCTCGGCCATCGAGGTGCATCCGTCCGACCTGGCCGGCTGGGATCTCGTGCAGCTGCCGTATCGCGATCCCGGCAGCCTGGCCAACCGGTTGGTCGGTTATGGCGCCGACGTGGTGGCGCTGGAGCCGCCGGACGTGCGCCGGATGGTCGTCGAGCGGCTGACCGCGCTGGCCAGCGTGAAGGGCGGGCGCTGA